A single region of the Ziziphus jujuba cultivar Dongzao chromosome 10, ASM3175591v1 genome encodes:
- the LOC132799727 gene encoding disease resistance protein RPV1-like: MASSSSSYAAMIHPQEKKYRVFVSYRGVDTHDSFTSHLYIALRRKNIHTFIDDRVARGDEISPALLKAIKESKLSIVMPVFYRVDPSRVRKQKGNYAATFTKLKERF; this comes from the exons AtggcttcctcttcttcttcttatgctGCTATGATCCATCCCCAAGAGAAGAAGTACCGTGTTTTTGTTAGTTACAGGGGAGTGGACACCCATGATAGCTTTACCAGCCATCTATATATTGCTTTACGTCGGAAGAATATCCATACTTTCATAGATGACAGAGTCGCAAGAGGTGATGAAATTTCTCCAGCTCTTCTGAAAGCAATCAAGGAATCAAAGCTTTCA ATTGTGATGCCTGTTTTTTACAGAGTAGATCCCTCACGTGTACGGAAACAGAAGGGAAATTATGCAGCTACATTTACTAAGCTCAAGGAACGTTTCTAG
- the LOC107412476 gene encoding disease resistance-like protein DSC1 gives MWECGLKDLLKMASSSSSSSSSSSSAMVIQDRYDVFLSFRGYDTRTNFVSHLHDALLRNQIQTYMDHRLPRGEDISPALCRAIQESKISLIVFSENFAFSTWCLDELVHILQCKTRNGQLVIPVFYQVDPSHVRKQEGIYAAAFAKHEERFRDRMSKVQHWRFVLTEAANLSGWDSQVIRPDSKLVDAIVKDILRKLNHISSSDLRGLVGIGKRIEKIESLLCIDSLDVCMVGVWGMGGIGKTTLAGVVFNRLYSQFEGGYFLANIREESDRHGLNHLGNKLLSGLLEEAYLDRGTPFVVSNFVKNQLCRKRVLVVLDDVNNSSQLEYLAGDHDQLGPGSRIIVTTRDKQVLSDRVQAIYEVEKLDCDEALELFHFKAQRNNSLATNYIEMSNQVVAYANGVPLALKVLGSFLCSKSKEEWESELCKLKVVPNMEIQNVLRLSYEGLDDREKEIFLDIACFFKGDDRDDVQSILNACGFFADIGIRVLIDKSLITIMDNKLWMHDLLQEMGKEIIRQQSIKDPGNRSRLWNDDVYHLLENNTGSATVEGISLDMSKLDKDVYASPATFLKMKNLRLLKIYSSFSMDKHKIHFPQGLQFLPDALRYLHWDGYPLKGFPSNFVAMNLVELRMHKSRAKKLWSGVLNLDNMKKIDLSYSKHLTEIPDLSRAPNLESLNLDHCKSLVRVPSCFQNLDKLVFLRMRSCRNLKTLPEVPGNMKYIDFCKTAAKKLPSSIWSLNQLETLMLDDCKYLNYLPTNACKLKSLKRLSLVCCPSLQKFQDLPRNITWLDLSHTAIEMVPSSIECLSHLFILDMRSCERLEGLPTTICKLKSLNRLYLSHCSKFKNFPEILEPMEQLRYLDLSRTAIEEIPSSIENLIRLGELRLDRCLNLEVVPNNIYNIQHLQLGLSGCSKFNKFPPLSGTCSLDELDFSGCNRLQVPDGLGCLSSLRILNLSGSKIESLPTSIKYLSQLSHLDLSKCENLKSLPGLPPFLQLLEAHDCTSLETVSISRTELVHGLHQYYLHIVELKYCNCPKLDHNSRTNIMVDAQLRILRMATMSSSILGRLFNRNNYQEALICICYPGNQIPEWFSYQSMGSSIDIKLPTGWYNSNFLGFALCAVVRAKVEYYSGRGLEFQCDSNFKTNNGESRQWKCTLRKSGWIVKTESNELKLDDSDHIFQWYSCSFDLDVVKEKIKGNWSTSFYNHVTEAKFEFYPTHYDEPVDYLGVMKCGIRPLYAQVAERHQQESEPRKVLKRLALTRKKKKRKHVLRELEKK, from the exons ATGTGGGAGTGTGGTTTGAAGGATCTGCTCAAAATGGCTTcatcttcatcctcatcttcttcttctagtTCATCTGCTATGGTCATTCAAGACAGGTACGATGTGTTTCTTAGTTTCAGAGGTTATGACACACGCACTAATTTTGTCAGCCATCTCCACGATGCTTTACTTCGAAACCAAATCCAGACCTACATGGATCACAGACTTCCTAGAGGAGAAGATATTTCACCTGCACTTTGCAGAGCAATCCAGGAGTCTAAGATTTCCCTGATTGTTTTCTCGGAAAACTTTGCCTTTTCAACATGGTGCTTGGATGAGCTCGTCCACATACTCCAATGCAAAACAAGAAATGGGCAGCTTGTTATACCTGTTTTCTATCAAGTTGACCCATCACATGTGCGGAAGCAAGAAGGGATTTATGCAGCGGCTTttgctaagcatgaagaacggtTCAGGGACAGGATGAGCAAGGTTCAACACTGGAGGTTTGTTTTGACTGAAGCAGCCAATCTCTCTGGTTGGGATTCACAGGTCATCAG GCCTGACTCCAAGTTGGTTGATGCAATTGTGAAAGACATTTTGAGGAAATTGAATCATATATCATCAAGTGATCTGAGGGGTCTGGTTGGAATTGGAAAAAGGATTGAGAAAATCGAATCATTATTGTGCATTGACTCACTAGATGTTTGCATGGTAGGTGTTTGGGGTATGGGTGGTATTGGTAAAACCACCCTTGCTGGTGTTGTGTTTAACAGGCTCTATTCTCAATTTGAAGGTGGTTATTTTCTTGCAAATATAAGGGAAGAATCTGACAGACATGGATTAAATCATTTAGGGAATAAACTTCTTTCCGGATTATTAGAGGAAGCCTATCTTGATAGGGGCACTCCATTTgtggtttcaaattttgttaAGAATCAACTCTGCCGTAAAAGGGTCCTAGTTGTTCTTGATGATGTGAATAATTCAAGCCAATTAGAATATTTAGCTGGAGACCATGATCAATTAGGTCCTGGAAGCAGAATCATCGTAACAACTAGAGATAAACAAGTGCTTAGTGATAGAGTTCAAGCAATTTATGAGGTTGAGAAATTAGATTGTGACGAAGCTCTTGAGCTCTTCCATTTTAAGGCTCAGAGAAACAACTCTCTGGCAACTAACTATATAGAGATGTCAAATCAGGTGGTAGCTTATGCAAATGGTGTCCCATTGGCTCTTAAAGTTTTGGGTTCTTTCCTTTGTTCCAAGAGCAAAGAAGAATGGGAAAGTGAATTATGTAAACTGAAAGTAGTTCCTAACATGGAAATTCAGAATGTTTTGAGACTTAGCTATGAGGGACTGGATGATAGAGAGAAGGAGATATTTCTTGATATTGCTTGTTTCTTTAAAGGGGATGATAGAGATGATGTGCAAAGCATACTAAATGCTTGCGGTTTCTTTGCAGATATTGGAATACGAGTTCTCATTGATAAATCTCTTATAACTATCATGGATAATAAACTATGGATGCATGACTTGTTGCAAGAGATGGGGAAGGAGATTATCCGTCAACAATCCATAAAAGATCCCGGAAATCGCAGTAGGTTGTGGAATGATGATGTCTATCACTTATTGGAAAATAATACG GGAAGTGCAACAGTTGAAGGCATATCCCTAGACATGTCTAAGCTCGACAAAGATGTATATGCGAGTCCTGCCACCTTcttaaagatgaaaaatttaagattgctcaaaatttatagtTCCTTCTCGATGGACAAACACAAAATACACTTTCCTCAAGGACTTCAGTTTCTTCCTGATGCACTAAGATATCTCCATTGGGATGGATATCCCTTGAAAGGTTTTCCATCAAATTTTGTTGCAATGAATCTTGTTGAACTTCGTATGCACAAAAGTCGGGCTAAAAAACTTTGGAGTGGAGTCCTG AATCTTGATAACATGAAAAAGATTGATCTTAGTTACTCCAAGCATCTTACTGAAATCCCAGATCTCTCTCGGGCTCCAAATCTTGAGAGTTTAAATCTGGACCACTGTAAAAGTTTGGTCCGAGTTCCTTCTTGTTTTCAAAATCTTGACAAACTGGTTTTCCTGCGCATGAGAAGTTGTCGAAATCTTAAAACTCTTCCAGAGGTACCAGGGAATATGAAGTACATTGATTTCTGTAAGACTGCTGCAAAAAAACTTCCCTCATCAATTTGGTCTCTCAACCAACTTGAGACATTGATGCTTGACGACTGCAAGTATCTTAATTATCTCCCAACCAATGCTTGTAAACTAAAGTCCCTGAAAAGGCTTTCTCTAGTTTGTTGCCCATCTCTTCAAAAGTTCCAAGACCTTCCAAGAAATATAACATGGTTAGATTTGAGCCATACAGCGATAGAAATGGTTCCTTCATCAATTGAGTGTCTCTCTCATCTTTTTATATTGGACATGAGATCTTGTGAAAGGCTTGAGGGTCTCCCAACCACTATTTGTAAGTTGAAATCTCTTAACCGTCTATACCTTTCTCAttgctcaaaattcaaaaacttccCAGAAATCTTGGAGCCCATGGAGCAGTTACGGTATCTTGATTTAAGTAGAACAGCTATTGAAGAAATACCCTCCTCCATTGAAAATCTAATTAGACTTGGGGAATTAAGGTTGGATAGGTGTCTAAACCTTGAGGTTGTTCCGAACAACATCTACAATATACAACATCTTCAACTTGGACTTTCTGGctgttcaaaatttaataagtttCCTCCCCTTTCTGGAACATGTTCTTTGGATGAACTAGATTTTAGTGGCTGCAATAGATTACAAGTTCCTGATGGTCTTGGCTGCTTATCCTCATTACGAATTTTAAATCTTAGTGGAAGTAAAATTGAGAGCTTGCCTACAAGCATCAAGTATCTTTCTCAGCTGTCTCACCTTGACTTGAGCAAATGTGAGAACCTAAAATCTTTGCCAGGGCTTCCACCATTTCTACAACTTCTAGAAGCACATGACTGCACATCATTGGAGACTGTATCAATTTCAAGAACTGAACTCGTACATGGTTTGCATCAATACTATCTTCATATCGTTGAACTTAAATACTGTAATTGTCCAAAATTGGATCATAACTCAAGAACCAACATAATGGTTGATGCACAGCTTAGAATTTTGCGTATGGCAACCATGTCATCATCGATTCTTGGCAGG CTGTTTAACCGTAATAATTATCAAGAAGCCTTAATCTGTATATGTTATCCGGGAAATCAAATTCCTGAGTGGTTCAGCTATCAAAGTATGGGATCTTCAATAGATATAAAGCTTCCTACAGGTTGGTATAATTCAAACTTTTTGGGTTTTGCTCTGTGTGCTGTTGTGCGTGCGAAAGTGGAGTATTATAGTGGCAGAGGCTTGGAATTTCAATGTGATTCTAATTTTAAAACCAACAATGGTGAAAGCCGTCAGTGGAAATGCACTTTGAGGAAATCGGGCTGGATTGTGAAGACAGAAAGCAATGAACTGAAATTGGATGATTCAGATCACATATTTCAGTGGTATAGTTGTAGCTTTGATCTTGAtgtagtaaaagaaaaaattaaaggaaattgGTCCACTTCTTTTTACAATCATGTCACTGAGGCCAAATTTGAGTTCTATCCTACACACTATGATGAACCCGTTGACTATTTGGGTGTGATGAAGTGTGGCATCCGCCCGCTGTATGCCCAAGTTGCAGAAAGACATCAGCAGGAGTCTGAACCCAGGAAAGTACTGAAACGGTTAGCTTTgacaaggaagaagaagaagagaaaacacGTCCTAAGAGAATTagagaagaaataa
- the LOC132799728 gene encoding disease resistance protein RPP2B-like, with amino-acid sequence MQVLRKGACEVYEVEQLNYNEDLALFHSNSLGNNSPTTVYIGMSKQMVAYVNGLPLAIKVFNSFLYSKSKEEWKSALNKLPMVPIMEIQNVLNLSYKGLDDREKDIFLDIAYNEICMRILLKEMGQEIIRQESVNEPGNGSRLCIAETVPVKGIFLDMLKLDIELYLSPGAFLEIYFRWDGYRFKLLPSNFLPRNLVECHMRNSQVKQLWSGVQLLICIVSSKTKWKQYGELIYKYQASFSPISPRLNRMQETLNLLPERPPFLELLEADDCISLETVSSSRTELTQGWSRYNLPREEFKYCNCLKLDQTARTNVMADAQLRILHLCIYGFYARASISICHSGNQIPEWFNYQAVGSLIKIKLPRGWYNSSFLGFAVSAFVGFLCYDCDFGLNLVKERDDACWPTSFFYDVSEFEFESYPTNYGDHLDVKKCRIQLLYAQDGEKITRCGMLPKV; translated from the exons ATGCAAGTGCTTAGGAAGGGAGCTTGTGAAGTTTATGAGGTCGAGCAGTTAAATTACAATGAAGATCTTGcactctttcattctaattctCTGGGAAATAACTCTCCTACAACTGTTTATATAGGGATGTCAAAACAGATGGTGGCTTATGTAAATGGTCTTCCATTAGCTATAAAAGTTTTCAATTCTTTTCTTTATTCCAAGAGCAAAGAAGAATGGAAAAGTGCATTAAATAAACTTCCAATGGTCCCCATCATGGAAATTCAAAATGTATTGAACTTAAGTTACAAGGGACTAGATGATAGAGAGAAGGATATATTTCTTGATATTGCGT ATAATGAGATATGCATGCGCATCTTGCTAAAAGAGATGGGTCAGGAAATTATTCGTCAAGAATCTGTTAATGAGCCTGGAAATGGCAGTAGGTTGTGTATTGCT GAAACTGTGCCAGTTAAAGGAATATTTCTAGACATGTTGAAGCTTGACATAGAGCTGTATTTGAGTCCTGGAGCCTTCTTAGAGAT ATATTTCCGTTGGGATGGATATCGATTCAAACTTTTGCCCTCTAATTTTCTTCCGAGGAATCTTGTTGAATGTCATATGCGTAATAGTCAGGTTAAGCAACTTTGGAGTGGAGTCCAG CTGCTTATATGCATTGTGAGTTCTAAAACTAAGTGGAAGCAATATGGAGAGCTGATCTACAAGTATCAAGCATCTTTCTCACCTATCTCACCTAGACTTAACCGAATGCAAGAAACCTTAAATCTTTTACCAGAGCGTCCACCATTTCTAGAACTGCTAGAAGCTGATGATTGCATATCACTGGAGACTGTCTCAAGTTCAAGGACTGAACTCACACAAGGTTGGTCTCGATATAATCTTCCTAGGGAGGAATTTAAATACTGTAATTGCCTCAAATTGGATCAGACTGCAAGAACCAACGTAATGGCCGACGCACAGCTAAGAATTCTGCATTTATGT ATATATGGTTTTTATGCAAGGGCTTCTATCAGTATTTGTCATTCAGGAAATCAAATTCCAGAGTGGTTCAACTATCAAGCTGTGGGTTCTTTAATAAAGATAAAGCTTCCTAGGGGTTGGTATAATAGTAGCTTCTTGGGTTTTGCTGTGTCTGCTTTTGTCGGCTTTTTG TGTTATGATTGCGATTTCGGTCTTAATCTTGTAAAAGAAAGAGATGATGCATGTTGGCCCACCTCTTTTTTCTACGACGTTTCTGAGTTTGAGTTTGAGTCGTATCCTACAAATTATGGTGACCATTTGGATGTGAAGAAATGTAGGATCCAACTGCTATATGCCCAAGATGGAGAAAAAATAACCAGATGTGGAATGCTACCAAAAGTATGA
- the LOC132799729 gene encoding disease resistance protein RPS6-like, translated as MDHRLERVEEISLALHRAIQVSKVSVIIFSENYASSTSCLNEFVQTIKCKRRNGQFVIPVFYCIDPSYVRKQQGTYAVAFAMLEQHFRDRIHKVQEWRAALTEATNLSGFDSWVIRPESKLVEAIVEDVLRKLNHISTSDLKGLVDGLRKLSRYYALVYLLFACSAAQKVIIALDDVNTAFQLE; from the exons ATGGATCACAGACTTGAGAGAGTAGAAGAAATTTCACTTGCACTGCATAGAGCAATTCAGGTGTCAAAGGTTTCAGTGATCATTTTCTCGGAAAATTATGCTTCTTCCACATCGTGCTTGAATGAATTCGTCCAAACAATAAAATGCAAACGAAGAAATGGGCAGTTTGTTATACCAGTTTTCTACTGCATAGACCCATCTTATGTACGCAAACAACAAGGGACTTATGCAGTTGCATTTGCTATGCTTGAACAACATTTCAGAGACAGGATCCACAAGGTTCAGGAGTGGAGAGCTGCTTTGACGGAAGCAACCAATCTTTCTGGTTTTGATTCATGGGTCATCAG GCCTGAGTCCAAGTTGGTTGAGGCAATTGTGGAAGACGTTTTGAGGAAGTTGAATCATATATCAACTAGTGATTTAAAAGGTTTAGTTGACGGATTGAGAAAATTGAGTCGTTACTATGCATTGGTTTACTTATTGTTTGCATG CTCTGCTGCACAAAAGGTCATTATTGCTCTTGATGATGTCAATACTGCATTCCAGTTAGAGTAG